Proteins encoded together in one Deinococcus hopiensis KR-140 window:
- a CDS encoding Crp/Fnr family transcriptional regulator produces the protein MNYPSLVWHLKRTELFADLELAELEQVAATTPYRSYAPGEVIYRMDDPADALYFVRSGLVKISKLFPNGKEAILGVVGQHDTFGELLLQPEERRPTQAEALERTTLIVLPRNELQKLLNTKPHLAMKLIRLMAARLFEAQSWTATVSAYSAPERVASLLYRLAREFGRPHAQGVELALKLSQEDIARMVGATRETVSHSLGKLKQEGAITRARTPIVVRLDVLKRYLEE, from the coding sequence ATGAATTATCCGAGCCTGGTCTGGCACCTCAAGCGTACCGAGCTGTTCGCGGACCTTGAACTGGCCGAGCTGGAACAGGTGGCCGCCACCACGCCCTACCGTTCCTACGCGCCGGGCGAGGTGATCTACCGCATGGACGATCCGGCGGACGCCCTGTACTTCGTTCGCAGCGGCCTGGTCAAGATCAGCAAGCTCTTTCCCAACGGCAAGGAAGCCATCCTGGGGGTGGTGGGCCAGCACGACACCTTTGGCGAACTGCTGTTGCAACCCGAGGAGCGCCGCCCCACACAGGCCGAGGCGCTGGAACGCACCACCCTGATCGTGCTGCCCCGCAACGAACTCCAAAAACTGCTGAACACCAAGCCGCACCTCGCCATGAAGCTGATTCGCCTGATGGCCGCCCGGTTGTTCGAGGCGCAGTCGTGGACCGCCACGGTCAGCGCCTACAGCGCCCCCGAGCGTGTGGCAAGTTTGCTCTACCGCCTCGCCCGTGAGTTTGGGCGGCCCCATGCCCAGGGGGTGGAACTGGCCCTCAAGCTCAGCCAGGAAGACATCGCCCGCATGGTGGGGGCCACCCGCGAGACGGTCAGCCACTCGCTGGGCAAGCTCAAGCAGGAAGGCGCAATCACCCGCGCCCGCACGCCCATCGTGGTGCGGCTGGACGTGCTCAAGCGGTATCTGGAGGAGTAA
- a CDS encoding acyl-CoA dehydrogenase C-terminal domain-containing protein — MPQYKAPLRDIKFLMHELLQAPQQLAAMPFYAENETGDAELMNQVLDEAARFVEGELVPLNRVGDEEGCTRHEDGSVTTPTGFKAAYKKYRDAGWPALDADPAYGGQGMPHLVSNVLVEMMCSANVAWSMYPGLSHGAYSALHAVGSQELKDTYLPRLVSGEWTGTMCLTEPHAGTDLGIIRTKAADNGDGTYAITGNKIFISAGEHDMADNILHLVLARLEGSPQGTKGISLFLVPKFLVNPDGSLGERNGVVCGSIEHKMGIHGNATAVLNFDSAKGYLVGEINKGMNHMFIMMNAARLGTGLQGLGLGEVAYQNALAYAKDRLQMRHEPRVSPTEVADPIIVHPDVRRMLLTGKAYTEAGRAMAMWLALSIDAEHHHPDEAKRKEAADLVALLTPIAKAFMTDNGFNTAVLGQQVFGGHGYIREWGMEQFVRDARIGQIYEGTNGIQALDLLGRKVLMDGGKKLQKLASTLQEFVEENAENEDIAPYLDQLGKAANQLGTLTMVIGQKAMQGAEGADEVNAAAVDYLRYFGHVVYGYLWARMAKIAHEKISAGQDRDGFYLGKVQTAKFYFTKLFPETKMLAATIKAGNEPVAVDDRAVFGLEGQLVGA, encoded by the coding sequence ATGCCCCAGTACAAAGCCCCGCTGCGCGACATCAAATTCCTTATGCACGAGCTGCTTCAGGCTCCACAGCAGCTCGCTGCCATGCCCTTTTACGCCGAGAACGAGACAGGCGACGCCGAGCTGATGAACCAGGTGCTCGACGAGGCTGCCCGCTTCGTGGAGGGCGAACTCGTGCCCCTCAACCGCGTGGGTGACGAGGAGGGCTGCACCCGCCATGAAGACGGCAGCGTGACCACCCCCACCGGCTTCAAGGCCGCGTACAAGAAGTACCGTGACGCCGGGTGGCCCGCGTTGGACGCTGATCCCGCGTATGGCGGCCAGGGGATGCCCCACCTCGTGAGCAACGTCCTCGTGGAGATGATGTGTTCGGCCAACGTGGCGTGGTCCATGTACCCGGGTCTGTCGCACGGCGCGTACTCGGCGCTCCATGCAGTGGGCAGCCAGGAGCTGAAAGACACCTACCTGCCCAGACTCGTCAGCGGGGAGTGGACCGGCACCATGTGCCTCACCGAGCCGCACGCGGGCACGGACCTCGGCATCATCCGGACCAAGGCTGCGGACAACGGCGACGGCACCTACGCGATTACCGGCAACAAGATTTTCATCAGCGCCGGTGAGCACGACATGGCCGACAATATCCTGCACCTCGTCCTCGCCCGGCTGGAGGGCAGCCCCCAGGGAACGAAGGGGATTTCACTGTTCCTGGTGCCCAAGTTCCTGGTGAACCCCGACGGCTCGCTGGGCGAGCGCAACGGTGTGGTGTGCGGCTCCATCGAGCACAAGATGGGCATTCACGGCAACGCCACCGCCGTGCTGAACTTCGATTCGGCCAAGGGCTACCTCGTCGGCGAGATCAACAAGGGCATGAACCACATGTTCATCATGATGAACGCCGCGCGTCTGGGCACCGGCCTCCAGGGCCTCGGCCTCGGGGAAGTGGCGTACCAGAACGCACTCGCCTACGCGAAAGACCGCCTGCAGATGCGCCACGAGCCCCGCGTGAGCCCCACCGAAGTGGCCGATCCCATCATCGTCCACCCCGACGTGCGCCGCATGCTGCTGACGGGCAAGGCGTACACCGAGGCGGGCCGCGCGATGGCGATGTGGCTGGCGCTGAGCATCGACGCCGAGCACCACCACCCCGACGAGGCCAAGCGCAAGGAGGCCGCCGATCTGGTGGCGCTGCTCACGCCGATCGCCAAGGCGTTCATGACCGACAACGGCTTTAACACGGCGGTATTGGGGCAGCAGGTCTTTGGCGGGCACGGCTACATCCGCGAGTGGGGCATGGAGCAGTTCGTGCGCGACGCCCGTATCGGCCAGATCTACGAGGGCACCAACGGCATCCAGGCGCTGGACCTGCTGGGCCGCAAGGTGCTGATGGACGGTGGCAAAAAGCTCCAGAAGCTGGCCTCAACGCTTCAGGAGTTCGTGGAGGAGAACGCCGAGAACGAAGACATTGCCCCCTACCTCGACCAGCTCGGCAAGGCCGCCAACCAACTCGGCACGCTGACGATGGTGATCGGTCAGAAGGCCATGCAGGGCGCGGAAGGCGCGGACGAGGTGAACGCTGCCGCCGTGGACTACCTGCGCTACTTCGGCCACGTGGTCTACGGTTACCTGTGGGCGCGAATGGCAAAGATCGCGCACGAGAAGATCAGCGCCGGGCAGGACCGCGACGGCTTCTACCTGGGCAAGGTGCAGACCGCGAAGTTCTACTTCACCAAGCTGTTCCCCGAGACCAAGATGCTCGCCGCCACCATCAAGGCGGGCAACGAGCCGGTGGCCGTGGATGACCGCGCGGTGTTCGGGCTAGAAGGGCAACTCGTCGGCGCGTAA
- a CDS encoding TAXI family TRAP transporter solute-binding subunit has translation MKRILTTALLLLPGAAQAANASLNVATGSPTGTYSAMFKNIGAVCTQSAYLRERGTSGSLENIDLLLDNQVSLAFVQSDVLKARQQIDKDPRVENIRALLPLHSEELHLFARPPVVKKNILGKTTVTGVQNFADLKGKRVGAWGGSLITARVVGAMTGVPYRIVNFKDQPSALNALMGGQVDAVLAVVGQPAAWVKNLGNGVNLVPVPMNDRLAAIYSPAKLFYPNLSAQSVPTIAVQSVLATRDFKTPDKKKLLLDYQKCAMSKLVNLQEDEGMHPKWQDVTFRTWPWPQYK, from the coding sequence ATGAAGCGCATTCTGACCACGGCTCTCCTCCTGCTTCCCGGCGCGGCGCAGGCCGCGAACGCCAGCCTCAACGTCGCCACGGGCAGCCCCACGGGCACCTACAGCGCCATGTTCAAGAACATCGGTGCGGTCTGTACCCAGAGCGCGTACCTGCGCGAACGCGGCACGAGTGGCTCCCTGGAAAACATCGACCTGCTGCTCGACAACCAGGTATCGCTGGCCTTCGTGCAGAGCGACGTCCTCAAGGCCCGCCAGCAGATCGACAAGGACCCACGCGTGGAGAACATCCGCGCGCTGCTGCCCCTGCACAGCGAGGAACTGCACCTCTTCGCCCGCCCACCCGTGGTCAAGAAGAACATCCTGGGCAAGACCACCGTGACAGGCGTGCAGAATTTTGCGGACCTGAAGGGCAAGCGGGTGGGCGCGTGGGGCGGCAGCCTGATCACGGCGCGGGTGGTCGGCGCGATGACGGGCGTGCCGTACAGGATCGTGAATTTCAAGGACCAGCCCTCGGCCTTAAACGCGCTGATGGGCGGACAGGTGGACGCCGTACTGGCCGTGGTGGGGCAACCCGCCGCCTGGGTCAAGAACCTGGGCAACGGGGTCAATCTCGTCCCCGTGCCCATGAATGACCGACTGGCCGCCATCTACTCTCCGGCAAAGCTCTTTTACCCCAACCTCAGTGCCCAGAGCGTGCCCACCATCGCCGTGCAGAGCGTCCTCGCCACCCGCGACTTCAAGACTCCGGACAAGAAAAAGCTGCTGCTGGACTACCAGAAATGCGCCATGAGCAAACTCGTCAACCTGCAGGAAGACGAGGGCATGCACCCCAAATGGCAGGACGTGACGTTCAGGACGTGGCCCTGGCCCCAGTACAAGTAG
- a CDS encoding FmdB family zinc ribbon protein, whose translation MPTYVYKNLQTGETYEIKQSMRDEPLTQHPETGAAIKRVLSQPGIAFRGSGFYVTDSRPREKSGGSEGGGGGGGE comes from the coding sequence ATGCCCACCTACGTGTACAAGAACCTTCAGACCGGCGAAACGTACGAGATCAAGCAGAGCATGCGTGACGAACCCCTCACGCAGCATCCCGAGACGGGCGCGGCCATCAAGCGCGTTCTCTCGCAACCCGGCATCGCCTTTCGCGGCAGCGGCTTTTATGTGACCGATTCGCGCCCCAGGGAGAAGAGCGGCGGCAGCGAGGGCGGGGGCGGGGGCGGCGGGGAGTGA
- a CDS encoding S1C family serine protease — protein sequence MSGARVLGAGLLTAGALTGAYITGRVTAGRALVTPDEVNTVEVAQKVLPAVVRVDVRLRKEALNPGDEPVDTGSGFFYKKNLIVTNYHVIQDQESISVTLYNGRRVTAQIEGADPGIDIAVLKVTGVTAPRTLAFGRSSTLLPGQKLLTVGTPLKIQNFVNTGVFGVAASPRDIPRTDGLGQEIGQYIATSVNIQQGNSGGPVLDSRGAVVGVADANAAPNSFVPGVIGLAVPGDLVRQSLDDLEKIGVPQRGTLGVTLVDLETLDPALRQLAGLSSSEGVLVDEVAAGSAGERAGLRGSLRNSRGQLLAPLGDIIVAVDGVRVRNAFDVTRIVAAKRSGQKVALRLWRGKKAVDLKVTLPQRRL from the coding sequence ATCTCGGGGGCGCGCGTTCTGGGCGCTGGCCTGCTGACCGCGGGGGCGCTGACCGGCGCGTACATCACCGGGCGGGTCACGGCGGGGCGCGCGCTCGTCACGCCCGACGAGGTGAACACGGTGGAGGTGGCGCAAAAGGTGCTGCCCGCCGTGGTGCGGGTGGACGTGCGGCTGCGCAAGGAAGCGCTGAATCCCGGCGACGAGCCGGTGGACACGGGCAGCGGTTTCTTTTACAAGAAGAACCTGATCGTCACGAACTACCACGTCATTCAGGACCAGGAATCCATCAGCGTGACCCTGTACAACGGGCGGCGCGTGACGGCCCAGATCGAGGGCGCGGACCCAGGCATCGACATCGCGGTGCTCAAGGTGACGGGCGTGACGGCCCCGCGCACGCTGGCCTTTGGGCGAAGCAGCACCCTGCTGCCGGGGCAGAAACTGCTGACGGTGGGCACGCCGCTAAAAATTCAGAACTTCGTGAACACGGGGGTGTTCGGCGTGGCCGCCAGCCCACGCGATATTCCCCGCACAGACGGTTTGGGGCAGGAGATCGGGCAGTACATCGCCACGAGCGTCAACATTCAGCAGGGCAACAGCGGCGGCCCGGTCCTGGACTCGCGCGGGGCCGTGGTTGGCGTGGCGGACGCCAATGCGGCCCCCAACAGCTTCGTGCCCGGCGTGATCGGGCTGGCCGTGCCGGGGGACCTGGTGCGCCAGAGCCTCGACGACCTGGAAAAGATCGGCGTGCCCCAGCGCGGCACCCTGGGCGTGACGCTGGTGGACCTCGAAACGCTGGACCCCGCCCTGCGCCAGCTCGCGGGCCTGAGCAGCTCCGAGGGCGTGCTCGTGGACGAGGTGGCTGCGGGATCGGCGGGCGAGCGCGCGGGCCTGCGCGGTTCGCTGCGCAACAGTCGGGGCCAGCTTCTCGCGCCGCTGGGTGACATCATCGTGGCTGTGGACGGCGTACGCGTCCGAAACGCCTTCGACGTGACCCGCATCGTAGCGGCCAAACGCTCGGGCCAGAAGGTGGCCCTGCGGCTGTGGCGGGGCAAGAAGGCCGTGGACCTGAAGGTGACGCTGCCTCAGCGCCGGTTGTAG
- a CDS encoding deoxynucleoside kinase — translation MYLVVEGPIGVGKTSLARRLATRSGAELNLEVVEENPFLAHFYAAPETYAFQVQVFFLLSRFKQLSALAQPGLWSGHVVSDYLFDKDFIFAAMNLKDAEFALYEDLYAHLSPRLPTPDLVVYLRADTDLLLSRIEKRGRPFEQDMQGAYLQELTHRYDEYFRTYPGRLLTVDASHYDFVESETDEQALLDRIYGELQAQGAAV, via the coding sequence ATGTACCTCGTCGTCGAAGGCCCCATCGGGGTGGGAAAAACGAGCCTCGCCCGGCGGCTGGCCACGCGCTCAGGAGCCGAGCTGAATCTCGAAGTGGTGGAGGAAAATCCCTTCCTGGCGCACTTTTACGCAGCACCCGAGACGTATGCCTTTCAGGTGCAGGTGTTCTTCCTGCTCTCGCGTTTCAAGCAGCTCTCCGCGCTCGCGCAGCCGGGGCTGTGGAGCGGGCACGTGGTCAGCGATTACCTCTTCGACAAGGACTTCATCTTCGCGGCGATGAATCTCAAGGACGCCGAATTCGCGCTGTACGAAGACCTGTACGCCCACCTCTCGCCCCGGCTGCCCACGCCGGATCTGGTGGTGTACCTGCGCGCGGATACCGATTTGCTGCTCTCCCGCATCGAAAAGCGGGGCCGCCCCTTCGAGCAGGATATGCAGGGCGCCTACCTGCAGGAACTGACGCACCGCTACGACGAATACTTCCGCACCTACCCGGGCCGCCTCCTCACCGTGGACGCCAGCCACTACGACTTCGTGGAGAGCGAGACCGACGAGCAGGCGCTGCTGGACCGGATCTATGGGGAGTTGCAGGCGCAAGGGGCAGCGGTATGA
- a CDS encoding deoxynucleoside kinase, with amino-acid sequence MYLAVSGNIGSGKSTLTRMLSDRYGLRPVYEPYADNPYLEDFYRDMRRYSFHSQVYFLSRRLEQHLNLVTGARYVIQDRTVFEDANIFARNLFESGQMETRDWETYRGLYEGVLPALRVPDLLLHIDASLPTLRGRIAQRGRAYEQDIPEAYLGGLNRLYDAWIGAFDACPVVRVPGDALDFVQDPGAFQWVCDRVQAYGFGLPLLR; translated from the coding sequence ATGTACCTCGCCGTCTCCGGCAACATCGGCAGTGGGAAGAGCACGCTGACGCGGATGCTCTCGGACCGGTATGGACTGCGGCCTGTGTACGAGCCCTACGCCGACAACCCGTACCTGGAAGACTTTTACCGGGACATGCGGCGGTATTCCTTTCACTCGCAGGTGTACTTCCTGTCGCGGCGGCTGGAGCAGCACCTCAACCTGGTGACGGGCGCTCGGTACGTCATTCAGGACCGTACAGTCTTCGAGGACGCGAACATCTTCGCGCGCAACCTGTTCGAGAGCGGGCAGATGGAGACGCGCGACTGGGAGACGTACCGGGGGTTGTATGAGGGCGTGCTTCCAGCCCTGCGGGTGCCGGACCTGCTGCTGCACATCGACGCCTCGCTGCCCACCTTGAGGGGGCGCATCGCCCAGCGGGGCCGCGCCTACGAGCAGGACATTCCCGAAGCGTACCTCGGTGGGCTAAACCGGCTGTACGACGCCTGGATCGGAGCCTTTGATGCATGCCCCGTGGTGCGCGTGCCCGGCGACGCGCTGGACTTCGTGCAGGACCCGGGGGCCTTTCAGTGGGTGTGTGACCGGGTGCAGGCCTACGGGTTCGGGCTGCCGCTGCTGCGGTAG
- a CDS encoding ferritin-like domain-containing protein produces MQMQDLQDLYIHKLKDIYSAEQQALQAMQQSVTAVQTPELKQGITLHIQQTEGQIERLEQIFQKLGEQPGGVTCEGMKGLVEEAQKLLQENASPEVLEAGLIAAQQAIEHYEIAGYGTARTYAQLLGDQDAVQLLEQTLEEEKLTDEKLTQVAQQINVEALNA; encoded by the coding sequence ATGCAAATGCAAGATCTGCAAGACCTGTACATCCACAAGCTCAAGGACATCTACAGCGCCGAGCAGCAGGCCCTCCAGGCCATGCAACAGAGCGTCACGGCGGTTCAGACGCCTGAGCTCAAGCAGGGCATCACGCTGCACATTCAGCAGACCGAGGGGCAGATTGAGCGCCTGGAGCAGATTTTCCAGAAGCTGGGTGAGCAGCCCGGCGGCGTGACCTGCGAGGGCATGAAGGGCCTTGTGGAAGAAGCCCAGAAGCTGTTGCAGGAAAACGCCTCCCCCGAGGTGCTGGAGGCTGGCCTGATCGCGGCCCAGCAGGCCATCGAGCACTACGAAATCGCGGGCTACGGCACCGCACGCACCTACGCGCAGCTGCTGGGTGACCAGGACGCCGTGCAACTGCTGGAGCAGACCCTCGAGGAAGAGAAGCTGACCGACGAGAAGCTGACCCAGGTGGCCCAGCAGATCAACGTCGAAGCGCTCAACGCGTAA
- a CDS encoding UDP-N-acetylmuramoyl-L-alanyl-D-glutamate--2,6-diaminopimelate ligase, whose amino-acid sequence MRLPALAAALHVPAPALPEVEVSGVTHNAAWVEPGSVFVAIRGARFDGHTFLPEVAAKGAVAALGEGLPEGTASPLPYLTVPNARAALADASAELEGHPSRALKVVGVTGTDGKTTTSWLTRHLLRESGLQTGLLSTVGYELPDGELRHFPAHFTTPEAPQVQQTLRAMVEAGGQAVVLEASSHALALERVRGVAWDVAVWTHLTREHLDFHGTVENYFAEKRKLVERAPFAVLNADDPWAERLTGIAAEETTYSIDGHAADWQAGAIEERATGLHFRVFSPLGDFAAHLPMIGRFNVANALAAMAAAARLGAAAQALVGGLASFRGVPGRMELVPGDEKDPRVIVDFAHTPPSLEKALATLRTTTAGRLWVLIGSAGGLRDPGKRAPLGEVATRLADHAVFTEEDHRDTPLDDILREMERSVREAGRGNFTRLGDRREAIRYVIGAAQPGDTVLLAGKGAEDTLERGAEVLPWNEVEEARAALAART is encoded by the coding sequence ATGCGACTGCCCGCCCTCGCTGCTGCCCTTCACGTGCCCGCCCCCGCCCTGCCCGAGGTGGAGGTGAGCGGCGTAACCCACAACGCCGCCTGGGTGGAACCCGGCTCCGTCTTCGTGGCGATTCGTGGGGCGCGGTTCGACGGGCACACCTTTCTGCCGGAGGTGGCAGCGAAGGGAGCCGTGGCCGCGCTGGGCGAGGGTCTGCCGGAGGGCACGGCTTCTCCACTGCCCTATCTGACGGTGCCGAACGCGCGCGCAGCCCTGGCCGACGCGTCGGCCGAGCTGGAAGGCCATCCCAGCCGGGCCCTGAAGGTGGTGGGCGTGACGGGCACGGACGGCAAGACGACGACAAGCTGGCTGACGCGGCACCTGCTCCGCGAGTCGGGCCTCCAGACCGGGCTGCTGAGCACCGTGGGCTACGAGTTACCGGACGGCGAGTTGCGGCACTTTCCCGCCCACTTCACCACACCCGAGGCCCCGCAGGTTCAGCAGACCCTCCGCGCGATGGTGGAAGCGGGCGGGCAGGCCGTGGTGCTGGAGGCGAGCAGCCACGCGCTGGCGCTGGAACGGGTGCGTGGGGTGGCGTGGGACGTGGCGGTGTGGACGCACCTCACGCGCGAACACCTGGATTTTCACGGCACGGTGGAGAACTACTTCGCGGAAAAGCGCAAACTGGTGGAGCGAGCGCCTTTCGCTGTGCTCAACGCCGATGACCCATGGGCCGAACGCCTGACGGGCATCGCTGCCGAGGAAACCACCTACTCCATCGACGGCCACGCCGCCGACTGGCAGGCAGGTGCAATTGAGGAACGGGCGACAGGCCTGCACTTCCGCGTTTTCTCGCCCCTGGGCGACTTTGCGGCACACCTGCCCATGATTGGACGCTTCAACGTGGCGAACGCACTCGCAGCGATGGCGGCGGCGGCGCGACTGGGAGCTGCGGCGCAGGCGCTGGTGGGTGGCCTGGCCTCTTTCCGGGGCGTGCCGGGGCGGATGGAACTGGTGCCCGGTGACGAAAAGGACCCGCGTGTGATCGTGGACTTCGCGCACACGCCGCCGAGCTTGGAAAAGGCGCTCGCCACCCTGCGGACCACCACTGCCGGACGCCTGTGGGTGCTGATCGGTTCTGCGGGCGGCCTGCGGGATCCGGGCAAGCGCGCGCCGCTGGGCGAGGTGGCGACGCGGCTGGCAGACCACGCGGTCTTTACGGAGGAAGACCACCGCGACACACCGCTGGACGACATCCTGCGCGAGATGGAGCGGAGCGTGCGGGAGGCGGGGCGCGGCAACTTCACGCGCCTCGGAGACCGGCGGGAAGCGATTCGGTACGTGATTGGAGCCGCCCAACCCGGTGACACGGTGCTGCTGGCGGGCAAGGGCGCGGAAGACACCCTCGAACGCGGCGCCGAGGTCCTGCCCTGGAACGAGGTGGAGGAAGCGCGGGCGGCGCTGGCGGCAAGGACGTGA
- a CDS encoding DUF3160 domain-containing protein codes for MSLRLPALTLLLTLASSAGAASTYRLPVNLTTVKNPGMLKGDKDAELPALNPSQRAALSRQGFVIAPADWRQFDAVYEATRYAEQPVFVTTDSVLHIYHLVFDKLLRDLERESLAPAARRMTTLLVADARKQFQSLKGTPLEADARRALAYLAAAQKLADPAATVPTEVAPLVNAELKLIDAHSGLSASPIFADSKMIEDYSQYVPRGHYTRSEALKRYFRSMMWLGHMNLRVQEPAEARTAALVTRVLTGNAEAQKLWARVYDPTVLLVGASDDLNYRQFASVLKSVTGGDIRKLGQAATLNAFQGALAKLPPPHVNSVFTVAKPGEGVDARQRETLGFRLMGQRFTLDGAAFQQLIYREVGAEQSPRTLPRGLDLFAAMGSGAALSELRKLGEARYANYEAQMKKTRGQFTALKPTDWNANLYSGWLYVLQAFAQPEARDARYPAFMRTPAWTRKELLTGLGSWTELRHDTILYAKQVMAEMGAGEEPEHPRGYVEPNTQVWSRLLTLEALTRKVLKDQKILSGRTANNLDELRDMLTFLQSATGRELAGKALTRDEYDRLHFYGGWLEQMKLASTDPQDTEDGGTPTFDEPPYAGVVADVATDGGGGRVLEEGTGTIHELYAVVPDGRGGIQIARGGVYSQYEFTVSLSGRLTDEVWRTRLKAGQLPPMHPWLRGIVVK; via the coding sequence ATGTCCCTACGCCTCCCGGCCCTGACCCTGCTGCTGACCCTGGCGAGTTCTGCGGGCGCGGCTTCCACCTACCGCCTCCCCGTCAACCTCACGACGGTAAAAAATCCGGGGATGCTGAAGGGCGACAAGGACGCGGAGTTGCCCGCCCTGAACCCCTCGCAACGCGCGGCGCTGTCCCGGCAGGGCTTTGTGATCGCTCCAGCCGACTGGCGGCAGTTCGACGCAGTGTACGAGGCCACCCGCTACGCCGAACAGCCCGTGTTCGTGACCACGGATTCGGTGCTGCACATCTACCACCTGGTGTTTGACAAACTGCTGCGTGATCTGGAGCGCGAGTCGCTGGCTCCGGCGGCGCGGCGGATGACCACGCTGCTTGTGGCCGATGCCCGCAAGCAGTTCCAATCTCTGAAGGGCACGCCCCTGGAGGCCGACGCCCGCCGCGCCCTGGCCTACCTCGCCGCAGCGCAGAAGCTGGCCGATCCTGCCGCCACCGTGCCCACCGAAGTCGCGCCGCTGGTCAACGCCGAGTTGAAGCTGATTGACGCGCACAGTGGGCTGAGCGCTTCGCCCATCTTCGCGGACAGCAAGATGATCGAGGATTATTCCCAGTACGTGCCGCGCGGGCACTACACCCGTTCGGAGGCCTTGAAGCGCTACTTCCGCTCCATGATGTGGCTGGGCCACATGAACCTGCGGGTGCAGGAGCCTGCGGAAGCGCGGACGGCGGCCCTCGTGACCCGGGTGCTGACGGGCAATGCCGAGGCGCAAAAACTCTGGGCCCGGGTGTATGACCCCACGGTGCTGCTCGTGGGCGCGAGCGACGACCTGAATTACCGGCAGTTCGCGTCGGTGCTCAAGAGCGTCACGGGGGGCGATATCCGCAAACTGGGGCAGGCGGCGACGCTGAACGCCTTTCAGGGCGCGCTCGCCAAGCTGCCGCCGCCCCACGTGAACAGCGTTTTCACGGTAGCGAAGCCTGGCGAGGGCGTGGACGCGCGCCAGCGCGAGACGCTGGGCTTCCGGTTGATGGGGCAGCGCTTCACGTTGGACGGGGCGGCCTTTCAGCAACTGATCTACCGCGAGGTGGGCGCCGAGCAGTCCCCCCGCACCCTGCCCCGTGGTCTGGACCTCTTCGCGGCGATGGGCAGCGGCGCGGCCCTCTCCGAATTGCGAAAGCTGGGCGAGGCGAGATACGCGAACTACGAGGCGCAGATGAAAAAGACGCGCGGTCAGTTCACGGCCCTGAAGCCCACCGACTGGAACGCCAACCTCTACAGCGGCTGGCTGTACGTCCTGCAAGCCTTTGCCCAGCCCGAAGCGCGCGACGCCCGCTACCCGGCCTTTATGCGCACACCCGCCTGGACCCGCAAGGAGTTGCTGACCGGCCTGGGCTCCTGGACCGAACTGCGGCACGACACCATCTTGTACGCCAAGCAGGTCATGGCGGAGATGGGCGCGGGCGAGGAACCGGAACACCCGCGCGGCTACGTGGAACCGAACACGCAGGTGTGGTCCCGCCTGCTCACGCTGGAGGCCCTGACGCGCAAGGTGCTGAAAGACCAGAAGATTCTGTCCGGGCGCACGGCGAACAACCTGGACGAACTGCGCGACATGCTGACCTTCCTGCAGTCAGCCACAGGGCGAGAACTGGCGGGCAAGGCGCTGACGCGCGACGAGTATGACCGCCTTCACTTCTACGGCGGCTGGCTGGAGCAGATGAAGCTTGCCAGCACCGATCCGCAGGACACGGAGGACGGAGGCACGCCCACCTTCGACGAGCCGCCCTACGCGGGCGTGGTGGCCGACGTGGCGACGGACGGCGGCGGGGGCCGCGTGCTGGAGGAGGGCACGGGCACGATTCACGAGCTGTACGCCGTCGTACCCGACGGCAGAGGCGGCATCCAGATCGCCCGCGGCGGTGTGTACTCGCAGTACGAATTCACCGTGTCCCTCTCCGGCCGCCTGACCGACGAGGTGTGGCGCACGCGGCTGAAGGCGGGGCAGCTGCCCCCCATGCATCCGTGGCTGCGCGGCATCGTCGTGAAGTGA